One segment of Plasmodium vinckei vinckei genome assembly, chromosome: PVVCY_04 DNA contains the following:
- a CDS encoding circumsporozoite- and TRAP-related protein, putative: MNKKFVLALSYLVLCVHFIIASTKGNEDEFNGGQIVRDSFLQKSLSRNQPPPCVGDACLCQSYYDLTLILDESGSIKKKNWEKYVVPFTEQIVKGLKIGENDIHVGILLFALKNRDYITFDNDIRYKKTELLKKVNDLNDDYRSGSDTYILEALKYSLKNYSLNKNARDGAPKVTILFTDGNDRHASKSQFHKMHSEYRDNNVKLLVLGVAAAEEKKLKVIAGCEEKASCPSAMKAEWETINNITNKLTNKICDTESESNAMPEPSEPTPCIGDECFCKDYYDLTLILDDSVSITVYKWNKEVIPFAGKLINSLNISKDKVHVGIMRFSKDVITDVDYSQDTRFIKSDLINVVEDLNKKYRYGSRTNIVDALDYSLKNFTRHPNSRQNAPKVTILFTDGNDTSKTLAEERYMGILYRYEKIRLILVGVGQASPLDLYALADCEYGKDCPQVIECKWNELTGITPVVTDKICDLESPVVPDTPVVPNPSENPDVPVVPNPSEKPDIPVVPNPSEKPDIPVVPNPSENPDTPVVPNPDNAVSCQNEEDCYCKDFYDVTLILDESASIGESRWTMEVIPFAKDVINNLNIGYNSVHAGILLFSHYALDLVPFSDEARYNKNRLINRIDSLKTNYGNGHESFIVKTLKYALYNYTKASDRTNAPKITMLFTDGNDSSESDIEMYNIGSLYRTERVKLLVIGVSMASESKLKQLVGCAQDVPCPFVIKTEWGTLAPLSAAFVDKICDTGAILPPESNKPEPEAPAPPCIGNDCFCHDIYDLTVILDESGSIGANNWERQVYPFTEKFLNNLEISEKNVHVGIMLFAQYNRDFVMFSDKESYDKPQLMNHVKTLKKSYKSGGYTYIISALNYGLVNYTRHGSSRSDVPKVTMLFTDGNNTDPGDKLLSDASLLYKQENVKLLVVGVGASTMANLRLLAGCHKTDGNCPLATKTEWDNLQDISKLMADKICNAETPEIEEPESTCLGDECLCEDYFDLTFVAVPSSTKDYKKRSGLINYAKNIISMFNIGKKNVHVSISIYLGTKGINRDFDDAIASDKKGLLRVLDQMDNYFPEDKTNISEALEVGLKQSFGNGHREKAPKIALLLTDSNNDAYERSKLEKISKNYTDKGVKLLVIGKVDLSKEILFVAGGCDINNDTCPNVLIYNSFINDNSVEKFVGGNICDSNSGNGESGVSPLPPSIQDCEDELCEECDDDTCDNNPVCKKAIDIVIALDQSRGITNLQWKDYVKPFMVNIVKQNYLSKNRSHVTIVKMNRSRSREQWALYRKLSYKKNKILKKIDRLRMSYSNKIKLADNLKYIRTNTFSRTPADKKKLIIMLVEGKSNSDLNDLRREVELLKLNKITLYVYAIDNIDEKEYKILGDCEKSSSICENIVKVSWENLLSSVDIHNKFICNQYPEDAECSEWGEWSSCPQLSCDRSVSKRERKQPFYTIKEEGYNSTGYGDSCMDLGSIEYRSCPIKDECNAVCGDFGEWSQCSTSCGDGIRIRTRDVSPDNEICQTFNKTEIEPCNIQSCGTTEICEDIGDWGEWSSCSKTCGYSIRERKFTIFPESIDEHSYCEHFEKIETEVCSVPKCENEECFDWEDWSEWSAPCGPRKRVQRPRLYKKRFSSSSTIPSPHIRKDDNCEDFYQDKIEYDDETSCPDNTCGSWTDWSECDRPCNVGVRIRHFITNTVGFNGENDECLESYNKVETEPCLDLPVCDSGECNDWETWVDCKTDKDSHTCHIPNKKILTRKLDLLKNPKTGTSQSCNDYSLFREEDCPTENTPCVDALCNEWDEWGSCSETCGLNSFRIRKRKEPLELIPASSDIDGNVGLTCEEQNVRIEEKQACNVPACAPPVIGGSNNGENGSGNSGESGSSNEGFGTGEKISMAAGIIGLVGLAAGGLIYGYNTLNGGETPHNSNMEFENVENNDGVIEEDNEDFEVIDANDPMWN; encoded by the coding sequence atgaacaaaaaatttGTGTTAGCATTGTCTTATTTAGTACTTTGTGtgcattttattatagCAAGCACAAAAGGAAACGAAGATGAATTTAACGGAGGCCAAATTGTAAGAGATTCGTTTCTTCAAAAAAGTTTATCAAGAAACCAACCGCCACCATGTGTAGGTGATGCGTGTCTTTGTCAAAGTTATTACGATTTAACTTTGATTTTAGATGAATCGGGGagtatcaaaaaaaaaaattgggaGAAGTATGTTGTTCCATTTACAGAACAAATTGTAAAGGGTTTAAAAATAGGCGAAAATGATATTCACGTGGGAATTTTACTATTTGCCTTGAAAAACAGAGATTATATTACTTTTGACAATGATATACGATACAAAAAAACTGAACTTttgaaaaaagtaaatgATCTAAATGACGATTATCGTTCAGGATCAgacacatatattttagaaGCTTTAAAGTATTcattgaaaaattattcattGAACAAAAATGCAAGGGATGGTGCACCAAAGGTAACCATACTATTTACCGATGGAAATGATAGACATGCATCTAAGTCTCAATTTCATAAAATGCATTCCGAATATCGAGAcaataatgtaaaattgTTAGTTTTGGGTGTTGCAGCTGCAgaagagaaaaaattaaaagttaTAGCTGGATGTGAGGAGAAGGCCAGTTGTCCAAGTGCTATGAAAGCAGAATGGGAAACTATAAATAAcataacaaataaattaactaataaaatatgtgatACAGAATCTGAGTCCAATGCAATGCCAGAACCATCCGAACCAACTCCATGTATTGGGGATGAATGCTTTTGCAAAGATTATTATGATTTAACTTTAATTTTAGATGATTCAGTAAGCATTACAGTATATAAATGGAACAAAGAGGTTATTCCCTTTGCAGGAAAACTTATAAATAGTTTAAATATAAGTAAAGATAAAGTACATGTAGGAATTATGCGTTTTTCAAAAGACGTAATAACTGATGTTGATTATAGTCAAGATACACgatttataaaaagtgaTTTGATAAATGTAGTTGAAGatctaaataaaaagtatagATATGGGTCACGTACCAATATTGTGGATGCATTAGATTATTCTCTAAAAAACTTCACAAGACATCCAAATAGTAGGCAAAATGCACCTAAAGTAACAATACTTTTTACTGATGGAAATGATACTTCTAAAACGTTAGCAGAAGAACGTTATATGggaatattatatagatatgaaaaaataaggtTAATTTTAGTAGGAGTTGGCCAAGCATCTCCACTTGATTTATACGCATTAGCGGATTGTGAATATGGTAAGGATTGCCCACAAGTTATAGAATGCAAATGGAACGAGTTAACGGGTATAACACCAGTTGTTACAGACAAAATATGTGATCTCGAATCACCCGTTGTCCCCGACACACCTGTTGTTCCAAATCCATCTGAGAACCCTGACGTACCTGTTGTCCCCAATCCATCTGAGAAACCTGACATACCTGTTGTTCCAAATCCATCTGAGAAACCTGACATACCTGTTGTTCCAAACCCATCTGAGAACCCTGACACACCTGTTGTTCCAAATCCAGATAACGCCGTATCTTGCCAAAATGAAGAGGATTGTTATTGTAAAGATTTTTATGATGTTACATTAATTTTAGACGAATCCGCAAGTATAGGTGAATCTCGATGGACTATGGAAGTTATTCCATTTGCAAAAGATGttataaacaatttaaatataggCTATAATTCAGTACATGCAGgaattttacttttttctcATTACGCTTTGGATCTTGTTCCATTTTCCGATGAAGCACGATATAATAAGAATAGACTTATAAACAGAATAGATagtttaaaaacaaattatggAAATGGACATGAATCATTTATTGTTAAAACACTAAAGTatgcattatataattacacAAAAGCCTCAGATAGAACTAATGCACCTAAAATAACAATGTTGTTTACTGATGGCAATGATTCTAGTGAATCCGATATTGAAATGTATAATATCGGATCATTGTATAGAACAGAAAGAGTAAAATTATTAGTAATAGGCGTTTCTATGGCTAGTGAAAGTAAACTAAAGCAATTAGTAGGTTGTGCACAAGATGTACCGTGCCCATTTGTTATTAAAACAGAATGGGGAACTTTAGCCCCTTTATCAGCGGCATTTGTTGACAAAATATGTGATACAGGAGCAATATTACCACCAGAAAGTAATAAACCTGAACCAGAAGCACCTGCTCCACCATGCATAGGAAATGATTGTTTTTGTcatgatatatatgatttaaCAGTAATATTAGATGAATCAGGAAGTATAGGAGCTAATAATTGGGAAAGACAAGTTTACCCATTTACTGAAAAGTTTCTTAACAACTTAGAAATATCTGAGAAGAATGTTCATGTTGGAATAATGCTATTTGCACAATATAATAGAGATTTTGTTATGTTTTCTGACAAAGAAAGTTATGACAAACCACAGTTGATGAACCATGTAAAAACCTTAAAAAAGTCTTATAAGTCAGGAggatatacatatataatatcagCTCTAAATTACGGTTTGGTAAATTATACGCGCCATGGATCTAGTAGATCAGATGTGCCTAAAGTGACAATGCTATTTACTGATGGAAATAATACTGATCCAGGAGATAAATTATTGTCAGATGCAAGTTTGTTATATAAACAAGAAAATGTAAAACTGTTAGTCGTTGGTGTTGGCGCATCTACTATGGCCAACTTACGATTACTTGCAGGTTGCCACAAAACAGATGGAAATTGTCCACTTGCTACGAAAACCGAATGGGACAATCTTCAAgatatatcaaaattaaTGGCTGacaaaatatgtaatgCAGAGACCCCAGAAATTGAAGAGCCAGAATCTACTTGCCTAGGTGATGAATGTCTATGTGAggattattttgatttaacATTTGTTGCCGTTCCATCAAGTACCAAAGACTATAAAAAGAGAAGCGGACTTATAAATTAtgctaaaaatataattagcATGTTTAAcattggaaaaaaaaatgttcatGTATCgatttctatatatttaggAACAAAAGGTATCAATAGAGATTTCGATGATGCCATAGCATCTGATAAAAAAGGATTATTAAGAGTATTAGACCAAATggataattattttcctgAGGATAAAACAAACATATCTGAAGCTTTAGAAGTAGGATTAAAGCAATCATTTGGAAATGGTCATAGAGAAAAAGCCCCCAAAATTGCTTTGTTACTTACAGATAGTAATAATGATGCATATGAAAGAAGTAAACTTGAgaaaatatcaaaaaattatacagaTAAAGGTGTTAAACTTTTAGTAATAGGGAAAGTGGATTTATCTAAGGAAATTTTATTCGTTGCAGGAGGAtgtgatataaataatgatacaTGTCCAAATgtacttatatataatagtttCATTAATGATAATAGTGTCGAAAAATTTGTAGGAGGAAACATATGTGATAGTAACAGTGGTAATGGAGAATCAGGAGTTTCCCCTTTACCTCCAAGTATTCAAGACTGTGAAGATGAATTGTGTGAAGAATGTGATGATGATACGTGTGATAACAACCCTGTATGTAAAAAAGCTATTGACATAGTTATAGCATTAGATCAATCCAGAGGAATTACTAATTTACAATGGAAAGATTATGTAAAGCCATTTATGGTAAATATAGTTAAGCAAAACTATTTATCCAAAAATAGATCACATGTAACGAtagtaaaaatgaatagAAGCAGAAGTAGAGAACAATGGGctttatatagaaaattaagttataaaaaaaataaaattcttaaaaaaatcgaCAGATTACGAATGTCCTATtccaataaaataaagttgGCAGAcaatttgaaatatataagaacAAACACTTTTAGCAGGACCCCTgcagataaaaaaaaattaattataatgttAGTTGAAGGTAAATCAAATAGCGATTTAAATGACTTGAGAAGAGAAGTCGAACTTttgaaattaaataaaataactttatatgtatatgcaaTAGATAATATTGACGAAAaggaatataaaatacttGGTGATTGTGAAAAATCATCTTCTATATGTGAAAATATAGTTAAAGTATCTTgggaaaatttattatcttctgtagatatacataataaatttatttgcaATCAATACCCCGAAGATGCAGAATGTTCTGAATGGGGTGAATGGAGTTCATGCCCTCAATTATCATGTGATAGATCTGTTAGTAAAAGAGAAAGAAAACAACCATTTTATACAATAAAGGAAGAAGGCTATAACAGCACTGGATATGGAGATTCATGTATGGATTTAGGTTCCATAGAGTATAGATCATGCCCTATAAAAGATGAATGTAATGCTGTTTGTGGTGATTTTGGTGAATGGAGCCAATGTAGTACTTCCTGTGGAGATGGTATAAGAATAAGAACCAGAGATGTATCACCAGACAATGAAATATGCCAAACATTTAATAAAACTGAAATAGAACCATGTAATATTCAAAGTTGTGGCACTACAGAGATATGTGAAGATATTGGTGATTGGGGAGAATGGTCTTCTTGCTCAAAAACATGTGGATATTCTATTAGAGAAAGaaaatttacaattttCCCAGAAAGTATAGACGAACATTCTTATTGTGAACATTTTGAGAAAATCGAGACAGAGGTATGTTCAGTTCCAAAATgtgaaaatgaagaatGTTTTGATTGGGAAGATTGGAGTGAATGGTCAGCACCATGTGGACCCAGAAAAAGAGTTCAAAGACCCcgtttatataaaaagcgATTTTCAAGTTCATCAACTATCCCTAGTCCACATATTAGAAAAGATGATAATTGTGAAGATTTTTATCAAGATAAAATTGAATATGATGACGAAACTAGTTGCCCTGATAACACATGTGGTAGCTGGACAGATTGGTCCGAATGTGATCGACCATGTAATGTTGGAGTGAGAATAAGACACTTTATTACAAATACAGTTGGTTTTAATGgagaaaatgatgaatgTTTAGAAAGTTATAATAAAGTAGAAACTGAACCATGTTTAGATTTACCTGTATGTGATTCTGGAGAATGTAATGATTGGGAAACATGGGTTGATTGTAAAACAGACAAGGATTCCCACACCTGCCATAtcccaaataaaaaaatcctTACAAGAAAATTAGACTTATTAAAGAATCCCAAAACTGGTACATCACAATCTTGTAATGATTACTCTCTTTTTAGAGAAGAAGATTGCCCAACAGAAAATACTCCTTGTGTTGATGCTTTATGTAATGAATGGGATGAATGGGGAAGCTGTTCAGAAACATGTGGATTAAACTCATTCAGaattagaaaaagaaaagagcCATTAGAGTTAATACCCGCCTCTTCAGATATCGATGGAAATGTTGGTTTAACTTGTGAAGAACAAAATGTTCGAATTGAAGAAAAACAAGCTTGTAATGTTCCTGCTTGTGCACCTCCCGTTATAGGCGGATCAAATAATGGTGAAAATGGTAGTGGAAATAGCGGTGAAAGTGGTAGTAGCAATGAGGGTTTTGGTACCGGTGAGAAAATATCAATGGCTGCAGGTATAATTGGATTAGTAGGTTTAGCAGCTGGAGGTTTAATATATGGCTATAATACATTAAATGGAGGAGAGACCCCACATAACTCTAATATGGAATTTGAAAatgttgaaaataatgacgGTGTAATTGAAGAAGATAACGAAGATTTTGAAGTTATCGATGCAAATGATCCCATGTGGAATtaa
- a CDS encoding mitochondrial ribosomal protein L29/L47 precursor, putative, translating into MVFFRIGQKINFIPKRGGIEELWKNSFLDNVSMEIKQKYSQTGDAWPCVLLRKKSFNDLHKLYYICLKEKNKLLGEQYFHFQNGTKMIQHGRLKKVKLTMKRILTVLSRRAIHAQCIRAKDILKKQQEREIYETQKFQLEEQLLYLKHKINVLKNTSSLEKYSLKLSLTKIQNQIDQLNILLNPLRKETMHLLIPNFKYQRKYSDLPGFISWKKQNIVALRNNMDKLNKFY; encoded by the coding sequence ATGGTTTTTTTTCGAATCGGACAAAAGATAAACTTTATTCCTAAAAGGGGAGGAATCGAAGAGTTATGgaaaaatagttttttaGATAATGTAAGTATGGAAATCAAACAAAAGTATAGTCAAACTGGTGATGCATGGCCATGTGTATTATTAAGgaaaaaaagttttaatgatttacataaattatattatatatgtttaaaagaaaaaaataaattattaggagaacaatattttcattttcaaaatgGAACAAAAATGATACAACATGGtagattaaaaaaagttaaactAACTATGAAAAGAATATTAACAGTTTTGTCAAGAAGAGCTATACATGCACAATGTATTCGAGCTaaagatattttaaaaaaacaacaagaaagagaaatatatgaaacaCAAAAATTTCAATTAGAAGAACAAttactttatttaaaacataaaattaatgttttaaaaaatacatcatcacttgaaaaatattcattaaaattatccttaacaaaaatacaaaatcaAATTGATcaattaaatattcttcTTAACCCATTAAGAAAAGAAACTATGCATTTACTTATCCCAAATTTTAAGTATCAAAGAAAATATTCCGATTTACCTGGATTTATTTCAtggaaaaaacaaaatattgttGCCCTTAGAAATAATATGGATAAGCTAAACAAGTTTTACTAA
- a CDS encoding zinc finger protein, putative: MDINMKESKGKENTINNENKMKRWIDSPETRDILSNSVSKCFINIPQEKNKFKLRRMHTIDSADLVYGPKLYELPEIEKINMNSSENKKSSSEKKKNKDYSYETKGRTRCLMDKKPEPTINSTIVPMDNNDDYDDNIPSFGTQFHEKGTCNPCRYEWTRGCHMGKFCRFCHHSSHVPIGTARVVPDPKTLAKTKVRPENILTNQKIASYAETLNSLVEGKSQNNLHSDRTKANNNFQLVGHITNDNHNNSITHKDDSSNNGYSVSKRLQSLSMLSSDSNKKKTYKKNNRYVGPYNLKSMDTIYIPCLEFSNYMNDYDQSIYNYSNNNPHFYTTFKEYILPNAIVDNIPKNAIIKILKPVNPFIRSYVIQSITS; the protein is encoded by the exons atggaTATCAATATGAAAGAAAGTAAAGGAAAAGAAAATActattaataatgaaaataaaatgaaaaggtGGATTGATTCACCCGAGACTCGAGATATATTGTCCAATTCGGTTAGTAAGTGCTTTATTAATATCCCCCaggaaaaaaacaaattcaAATTAAGGAGGATGCACACAATAGACTCTGCTGATTTAGTTTATGGAcctaaattatatgaacttccagaaatagaaaaaataaatatgaacagttcagaaaataaaaaatcttctagcgaaaaaaaaaaaaataaggatTACAGTTATGAGACCAAGGGTAGAACTCGTTGTCTTATGGATAAAAAACCGGAACCAACAATAAATTCCACAATAGTACCTATGGACAATAATGACGATTATGATGACAATATACCATCTTTTGGAACGCAATTTCACGAAAAGG GAACGTGCAACCCGTGTAGATATGAATGGACCCGAGGATGCCACATGGGGAAGTTTTGCAGATTTTGTCATCATTCATCTCATGTTCCCATTGGTACCGCTCGCGTTGTTCCAGACCCAAAAACTTTAGCAAAAACAAAAGTTAGACCGGAGAATATTTTGACTAACCAAAAGATAGCAA GTTATGCTGAAACTTTAAATTCGTTGGTTGAAGGCAAGTCCCAAAATAATCTACATAGCGATAGAACAAAAGCAAACAATAATTTTCAGTTGGTTGGACATATCACAAATGATAATCATAACAATAGTATTACTCATAAGGATGATTCTTCAAACAATGGCTACTCTGTTTCAAAAAGGTTGCAAAGTCTTTCTATGTTGTCAAGCGATtctaataaaaagaaaacttataaaaaaaataatcgtTATGTTGGcccatataatttaaagagTATGgatactatatatattccatGTTTAgaattttcaaattatatgaatgaTTATGATCAaagtatttataattattctaATAACAATCCCCATTTTTATACTACATTCAAAGAGTATATATTGCCTAATGCCATAGTGGATAACATTCCAAAAAATGCTATAATTAAGATCCTTAAACCGGTGAACCCTTTCATAAGAAGCTACGTTATTCAATCTATTACTTCTTGA
- a CDS encoding zinc finger protein, putative: MSTFPSNPTNFRSRTLNSSTKNTNINYKINSYTNESLIFCPACNIPFSTRLRINPCYHTVCGKCYEASLQKNQSCIICYTEINDVDFIFQNDNIYICPYNFCKKAFLNLKSYNYHIYFKHEFLKEHEQDHELNWDRENDHLFSNNNEFEKDDFTNYVNGHEFENKSAIEFQNIDEDGNYIYDPVLDKKINHDYTKLDQPSNSNIDVLKINNTNFNIKNNPFLIKNNTTNENTSTKANNKMNIPFINNKVNVPDNWNFTSMPFKSNFSIPSNEKYNTNNTNTKKNTEPKEEDDYDNLDDLM, translated from the coding sequence ATGAGCACATTCCCAAGCAATCCCACAAACTTTAGGAGCAGAACTTTAAACAGCTctacaaaaaatacaaatataaattataaaataaattcatataCTAATGAGAGTTTGATATTTTGCCCAGCATGTAATATACCATTTAGTACAAGACTTCGAATAAATCCATGCTATCATACAGTTTGTGGAAAATGCTATGAAGCAtctttacaaaaaaatcagAGCTGTATAATATGTTATACCGAAATAAATGATgttgattttatttttcaaaatgataatatatatatatgtccatataatttttgtaaaaaagcttttttaaatttaaaaagttataattatcatatttattttaaacatGAATTTTTAAAGGAACATGAACAAGATCATGAATTAAATTGGGATAGAGAAAATgatcatttattttcaaacaaTAATGAATTTGAAAAAGATGATTTTACTAACTATGTAAATGGACATGagtttgaaaataaatctgCAATAgaatttcaaaatatagatgaagatggtaattatatatatgaccCTGttttagataaaaaaataaatcatgattatacaaaattagaTCAACCAAGTAATAGTAATATTGATGtgctaaaaataaacaatacaaattttaatataaaaaataatccaTTCCTTATAAAGAATAACACTACTAATGAAAACACATCAACAAAGGCtaataacaaaatgaatatcccattcataaataataaagtaaATGTCCCAGATAATTGGAATTTTACATCTATGCCATTTAAATCAAATTTTAGTATACCCTcgaatgaaaaatataatacaaacaatactaatacaaaaaaaaatactgaACCTAAAGAAGAGGATGATTATGATAACTTAGATGATTTAATgtag
- a CDS encoding microneme associated antigen, putative has product MKKNFNSQLIYSYYNNFAANKFIEYEPEKKNTSSMYTYEKNRNNNEYNKNKKLCNTERNSNCRTQFNNNNNNRINKSLNYEDFENNNENERLYFKEDNTIYSEFKKLKNDIIALQIMNVNLQKQVLASHVINNSNAIPQHIIINNKTEVASNTLNQVQNSNNNNNKKNGLIYMLLKKILSSKINQMLIVSSFFISIYIAHKHWKRALKIAELQSKVNSNFILKSVKTIEELVGIRGR; this is encoded by the coding sequence atgaaaaaaaatttcaacTCGCaacttatttattcatactataataattttgcaGCAAACAAGTTTATTGAGTATGAgccagaaaaaaaaaatacaagtAGTATGTAcacatatgaaaaaaatagaaacaataatgaatataataaaaataaaaaattgtgtaACACAGAAAGGAATAGTAATTGTAGAACCCAatttaacaataataataataatagaataaataaatcattGAATTATGAagattttgaaaataataatgaaaatgaaagattatattttaaagaagataatacaatttatagtgaatttaaaaagttgaAAAATGATATCATAGCATTACAAATTATGAATgtaaatttacaaaaacaaGTTTTAGCTAGTCatgttataaataattcaaatgcAATACCTcagcatataataataaataataaaactgaAGTTGCATCAAATACTCTTAATCAAGTTCAAAacagtaataataataataataaaaagaatggtcttatttatatgttattaaaaaaaatattaagtagtaaaataaatcaaatgcTTATTGTCTcatccttttttatttcaatttACATTGCTCATAAACATTGGAAACGTGCATTAAAAATAGCAGAACTTCAATCGAAAGTAAATTCAAACTTTATTCTTAAAAGTGTCAAAACAATAGAAGAGTTAGTAGGAATTCGAGGCCGCTAA
- a CDS encoding mitochondrial ribosomal protein L27 precursor, putative, translated as MFFTSQTFKHFSNLTISPLSKIQNVRKNNSIITYFNNGFVAKPSLRQHTFYTINNNIRNIDKGGIKKNSINKKNICTSNILSTHFGKNMNMFINCLQNVNYNIWNYSNHFTNNNGTDFIKIFKRNKMVKTSSYRRKSRSSPNGQGQKAKIGIKRLSGEYVQTGQLLVKQRKIIAFNYEKKTRKRNFKYYPGENVKVAKNTSLISLTNGRVKYTFHVLQNILIVNVIPEELEELHEDDLYRYRTEHIKSFEENRSLIYLRMKNIITFPKFKNTQYIKPPIKPQFLTKYDIYDNPTLKEVPVLYHKKD; from the coding sequence ATGTTTTTTACTAGCCAAACATTTAAACATTTTAGCAATTTAACAATTTCTCCTCTTTCAAAAATCCAAAATGTacgtaaaaataattcaataaTAACTTATTTTAACAATGGATTTGTCGCCAAGCCCAGTTTAAGACAACACACCTTTTAtactataaataataatattaggAATATTGATAAGGgaggaataaaaaaaaattctataaacaaaaaaaatatatgcacaaGCAATATATTAAGTACACattttggaaaaaatatgaacatgttcataaattgtttacaaaatgtaaattataACATATGGAATTATAGTAATcattttacaaataataatggtacagattttataaaaatatttaaaagaaataaaatggtTAAAACTAGTTCCTATCGAAGGAAAAGTAGAAGTTCACCAAATGGGCAAGGCCAAAAAGCTAAAATTGGAATAAAACGATTAAGCGGGGAATATGTACAAACAGGACAATTATTAGTTAAgcaaagaaaaattattgcatttaattatgaaaaaaaaacaagaaaaagaaactttaaatattatccAGGTGAAAATGTAAAAGTAGCAAAAAATACAAGTTTAATATCTTTGACAAATGGACGAgttaaatatacatttcatgttttacaaaatatattaattgttAATGTAATTCCGGAAGAGCTAGAAGAATTACATGAAGATGATCTATACAGATATAGAACAGAACATATAAAATCCTTTGAAGAAAATCGaagtttaatatatttaagaatgaaaaatattattacatttcctaaatttaaaaacacACAATATATTAAACCTCCAATTAAACCACAATTTTTGACAAAATACGATATTTATGATAACCCAACACTAAAAGAGGTACCCGTTTTATATCACAAAAAGGATTGA